AGAACACCGTGTAGAACGAGAATTCCTTGATCCCGTAGTGGTAGAGCAGGGCGCCGGAGCCCGCGTCCACGTTCGGCCAGGGGTTCTTGGCCTTGCCGTGCTGCTGCAGCACGTCGGGCACGACCTCGTACACGATGTTGACCGTCTTCATGATCGGGTCGTCCGGGAAGTGCTTCATGCCGAAGTCGCGGAAGCAGGTGAAGCGGGGGTCGGTCACGCGCAGCACGGCGTGGCCGTAGCCCGGCACGACCTGGCCGGAGTTCAGGGTCTCCCAGGCGAACTTGCGGATGTTCTCGTGGGTCGGCTGGCCCACGGCCTTCTTCAGGTCCAGGATCCACTTCAGGCATTCCTGGTTGGCCAGGCCGTGCAGGGGGCCGGCCAGGCCGTTCAAGGCCGCCGACACGCTGTAGTAGGCGTTGCTCAGGGCCGAGCCCACCAGGTGGCAGGTGTGGGCCGAGACGTTGCCGCCCTCGTGGTCGCAGTGCAGCACCAGGTACAGGCGCATGCA
This window of the bacterium genome carries:
- a CDS encoding citrate/2-methylcitrate synthase, whose protein sequence is CMRLYLVLHCDHEGGNVSAHTCHLVGSALSNAYYSVSAALNGLAGPLHGLANQECLKWILDLKKAVGQPTHENIRKFAWETLNSGQVVPGYGHAVLRVTDPRFTCFRDFGMKHFPDDPIMKTVNIVYEVVPDVLQQHGKAKNPWPNVDAGSGALLYHYGIKEFSFYTVFFAVSRALGMASQLVINRAMATPIERPKSVTTTWIKKQVGV